One genomic segment of Gemmatimonadaceae bacterium includes these proteins:
- the rpsG gene encoding 30S ribosomal protein S7 produces the protein MSRRKGSVKRPILADARYDSQTVSKFINAMMLQGKKSTAERIFYGAMDLVESRTNQPGVNVFKQALANLKPVVEVKSRRVGGATYQVPVEVRPERRTALAMRWLINYSRDRNEKSMPEKLAAEVIAASKGEGNAVKKKEDTHRMADANKAFAHYRW, from the coding sequence ATGAGCCGCCGCAAAGGAAGCGTGAAGCGTCCGATTCTCGCCGACGCGCGCTACGACAGCCAGACCGTTTCAAAGTTCATCAACGCCATGATGCTGCAGGGCAAGAAGTCGACGGCCGAGCGCATCTTCTACGGCGCGATGGACCTGGTCGAAAGCCGCACGAATCAGCCGGGCGTGAACGTGTTCAAGCAGGCCCTGGCGAATCTGAAGCCGGTCGTGGAAGTGAAGAGCCGCCGTGTCGGCGGCGCCACGTACCAGGTGCCGGTGGAAGTGCGCCCTGAGCGCCGCACGGCGCTGGCGATGCGCTGGCTGATCAACTACTCGCGCGACCGCAACGAGAAGTCGATGCCGGAGAAGCTCGCGGCCGAGGTGATCGCGGCGAGCAAGGGTGAAGGCAACGCGGTGAAGAAGAAGGAAGACACGCACCGCATGGCGGACGCGAACAAGGCGTTCGCGCACTATCGCTGGTAA
- the rpsL gene encoding 30S ribosomal protein S12, whose translation MPTINQLVRRSRSDVVKKEKSPALKSNPFRRGVCTRVYTTTPKKPNSALRKVAKVRLTNGFEVIAYIPGEGHNLQEHSIVLVRGGRVKDLPGVRYHIVRGSLDASGVNGRNQSRSKYGTKKPKAGGKK comes from the coding sequence ATGCCAACGATCAATCAGCTCGTTCGTCGTAGCCGCTCCGACGTCGTCAAGAAAGAGAAGTCGCCGGCGCTCAAGTCCAATCCGTTCCGTCGTGGCGTGTGCACGCGCGTGTACACCACGACCCCCAAGAAGCCCAACTCGGCGCTCCGCAAAGTCGCCAAGGTTCGTTTGACGAACGGCTTCGAAGTCATCGCCTACATTCCCGGTGAAGGCCACAATCTGCAGGAGCACTCGATCGTGCTCGTGCGCGGCGGCCGCGTGAAGGATCTCCCGGGTGTTCGCTACCATATTGTGCGCGGCTCGCTCGACGCCAGCGGCGTGAACGGCCGCAATCAGAGCCGCTCGAAATACGGCACCAAGAAGCCGAAGGCCGGAGGTAAGAAGTAA
- a CDS encoding flagellin hook IN motif-containing protein: MHLRPASAATGSAAARDALKQAAQGVVDALGTFNGAAPATGAATSRAFTIPVTSLSGILARRDGVGGAYSTFQTTQAVNTQTSTDRASSSPLGLDLTTAYSSLDSAALGLDVTSPTSASTLTSSASLALDTTSPAAASSLASSSPIGLDLASPDRASVLESSQPLLLDVTSPETASQLSSSALGLDLTSPDAPSELQSSSGVGLDVTSPERASTLDSSSSLGLDITSPEASSVLVSSGTLGLDVTTPQRVSAITSYAAVNTATTSYAPNVALGTSTSVATLSGVYTGVGTAATTSTLTVKVMAAATVGATASTVHFQILDGATKLLDYSGSIKAGDRVYLGDDIGLSISFSAGTLANGQTGTSAVSHSAPVIDTAAKFNDPDPNLRPRFDNAAQVTAGSFTINGTTIAVAANDTIASVISAIDNSAAGVSASFDATTKKLTLASNDPSEDSIYLGNDTSGFLAAMKLTSQSQEINTATTSYASNTLTFGSSTTVASLTGTYTGTDSFASATSLTVKFQSAVAGGLSGTPQTLKFSVLDQSGHSLFSFSGSYVAGQKISIGNDSGLSISFSAGTVSQNDTASTTVSKTIGTDVNANAAFNATGNAAPRWDPGYTVGAGAFTVNGVTINVAASDTITSVLHNINTSSAGVTATLANDKITIVNNSGSNPVVIGNDTSGFLAATKLTTSVTVIGNVRDDLQVLSKTTQFSRVTNGSFSINGAAISVDTDTDSVSSIVSRINASAAGVTATYDSGQDKIVLTTNGNSEDLITVSGDTSGFVTAAKLSTANTVKGNIRDDQQVLDKTTQFAAVVSGSFTINGATVAVDTSADTLSTLIAKINASAAGVAASFDSTANTLHLVGNTTSEDPIVVGGDTSGFLTAAKMDTANSVLGNIRDDEQVLAKMPQFAGVTSGSFTINGTAIAFDTTTDTISSILSRITSSSAGVAASYDAANDVVHLTTKYDTEDPIAVSDSTGLSSALHLSTNNAVPGHLSEDGVPLADLSQFSSVVDGAFVIDGRTISVATTDSVNDIVGRINSSGARATATFDTNTNKIVITTTYKTEDDVAIGGDTSGFLAAAGISSSNTVQGNLRDDQQVLAKTSQFGAVSTGSFTINGVAIAVDASSDSLASVITRINGAGAGVTAEYDTMSDRLRLTATLNGEQLVQVGADATGFLGAAYLDTSNTVRGHVAEDGVALQDVSVFASVVDGSFVVDGKTITVDAATDTIQTIVDKVNNSGARVTATYDPVTDGLRLDATYDSEDAVPIGGDTSGFLAAAHVDAANTVMGNIRDDLQVLAKTTQFGDVTSGSFTINGVSIGVDPANDSLTDVVSRINAAGAGVSAVFDAQANALELTTTGDSEDPIAVGNDTTGFLADAHLDAANTARGNLRDDEQVLAKTSQFASVTSGSFTVNGVAINVDANADSFSTVVSRLNAAGADVTAAFDANTNRLTLVRSTPGQDLIDVGNDTTGFLATTGLATANGAAGKLSDLAEVLARTPEFSGVTDGAFTLNGQQIAVSAATDSLQDVVNRITAANAGVTASYNALTDTLSFTPTIAGAPLSIVDDTSGLLSALHVAQGSAGTHVNPNAVFNGAELSAPMFDPGQSVHAGSFTVNGVQIAVANNDSMTSVLSRISSSRAGVTAHFDPTTQTVSLTAKVKSSSPITIGADTSGFVAAAKMDASPLSVVGIDPTSPSAVAVGLMSEYAKVHAGKLTVNGVDIAIDPSSTTVDGVVSALNQIGGVQATVDSDTGAVKINAAPGSPALKLSDSSGLLGALGIPDYALMPRVMGSAAPPAGPASNSSAAAVGVEQAVGNFDAMLERWAVSGSNARRMLGDVLSMIHASGARGIEFDASSLTPRLTVDANLLASSLDAGGSVTASQLHTGGAVAGVMGSLIDRFATVASTTATDTLASLVDAVHANFLTSGQSSQ; the protein is encoded by the coding sequence TTGCACTTGCGCCCGGCGAGCGCGGCAACTGGCTCAGCGGCGGCGCGCGATGCGCTCAAGCAGGCGGCGCAGGGCGTCGTCGACGCGCTCGGCACGTTCAACGGCGCCGCCCCCGCGACAGGCGCCGCGACATCGCGTGCGTTCACGATTCCAGTCACCTCGCTGAGCGGCATCCTCGCGCGGCGCGACGGCGTCGGCGGCGCCTACTCGACGTTTCAGACGACGCAGGCGGTAAACACGCAGACGTCGACCGATCGCGCCTCCTCGTCGCCGCTCGGACTCGATCTGACCACGGCGTATTCGTCGCTCGACTCGGCTGCGCTCGGGCTCGACGTCACGTCGCCAACGTCGGCATCAACGCTGACGTCGTCCGCGTCGCTCGCGCTCGACACGACCTCGCCGGCGGCGGCCTCCTCGCTCGCGTCATCATCGCCGATCGGTCTGGATCTCGCGTCGCCCGACCGCGCGTCGGTGCTCGAGTCATCGCAGCCGCTCCTTCTCGACGTCACGTCGCCGGAAACCGCGTCACAGCTCTCGTCGTCCGCGCTCGGCCTCGATCTCACGTCGCCTGACGCGCCGTCCGAGTTGCAGTCGTCGAGCGGTGTCGGACTCGATGTCACATCACCAGAGCGCGCGTCCACGCTCGATTCCTCGTCGAGCCTTGGTCTCGACATCACGTCGCCGGAAGCGTCGTCCGTGCTCGTATCGAGCGGAACGCTCGGTCTCGACGTGACGACGCCGCAGCGTGTGTCCGCCATTACGTCGTACGCCGCCGTCAACACCGCGACGACGAGTTATGCTCCGAATGTCGCGCTCGGCACCAGCACGAGCGTGGCGACGTTGAGTGGTGTGTACACCGGCGTCGGCACCGCGGCGACGACGTCGACGCTCACCGTGAAGGTGATGGCGGCCGCCACGGTCGGCGCCACCGCGTCGACGGTGCATTTCCAGATTCTCGACGGCGCCACGAAGCTTCTCGACTATTCGGGCAGCATCAAGGCAGGCGATCGCGTCTATCTGGGCGACGACATCGGTCTGTCCATCTCGTTCTCGGCGGGAACGCTCGCGAACGGCCAAACGGGTACGTCGGCGGTCAGTCACAGCGCGCCTGTCATCGACACGGCGGCGAAATTCAACGACCCCGATCCCAATCTGCGTCCGCGCTTCGACAACGCCGCGCAGGTGACCGCCGGCTCGTTCACGATCAACGGGACGACGATCGCCGTCGCGGCCAACGACACGATCGCCTCCGTCATCTCGGCGATCGACAACTCGGCCGCCGGCGTCAGCGCGTCGTTCGACGCGACGACGAAGAAGCTGACGCTGGCATCGAACGACCCCTCGGAAGACAGCATTTATCTCGGGAACGACACGTCAGGCTTTCTGGCGGCCATGAAGCTCACGTCGCAGAGCCAGGAGATCAACACGGCGACGACGTCGTATGCGTCGAACACGTTGACCTTCGGATCCTCCACGACCGTCGCCAGCCTGACCGGCACCTACACCGGCACGGATTCGTTCGCGAGCGCAACATCGCTCACCGTTAAATTTCAAAGCGCGGTCGCCGGTGGGCTGAGCGGCACGCCGCAAACGCTCAAGTTCTCGGTCCTCGATCAGTCAGGGCACTCGCTGTTCTCCTTCAGCGGGTCGTACGTCGCGGGCCAGAAGATCTCGATCGGCAACGACAGCGGGCTGTCGATCTCGTTTTCGGCCGGTACGGTCAGTCAGAACGACACGGCGTCGACGACCGTCAGTAAGACGATCGGCACCGACGTCAACGCCAACGCCGCGTTCAATGCTACCGGCAACGCAGCGCCGCGCTGGGATCCGGGATACACCGTCGGCGCGGGCGCATTCACGGTCAACGGCGTCACGATCAACGTCGCGGCCAGCGACACGATCACGTCGGTGCTGCACAATATCAATACGTCGTCCGCCGGCGTGACCGCCACGCTCGCCAACGACAAGATCACCATCGTCAACAACAGCGGATCGAATCCGGTGGTGATCGGAAACGACACCTCCGGCTTTCTCGCGGCGACGAAGCTCACGACGTCGGTCACCGTGATCGGCAACGTGCGCGACGACCTGCAGGTGTTGTCGAAGACGACGCAATTCTCGAGAGTGACGAACGGATCGTTCAGCATCAACGGCGCGGCGATCTCGGTCGACACGGATACCGACAGCGTGTCGTCGATCGTGAGCCGCATCAACGCGTCGGCCGCGGGCGTGACCGCGACGTACGATTCGGGCCAGGATAAGATCGTTCTGACGACCAACGGGAACAGCGAAGATCTGATCACGGTCTCCGGCGACACGTCGGGCTTCGTCACGGCGGCGAAGCTCTCGACCGCGAACACCGTGAAAGGCAACATTCGCGACGACCAGCAGGTGTTGGACAAAACCACACAGTTCGCCGCGGTGGTGAGCGGCTCGTTCACGATCAACGGCGCGACCGTCGCCGTCGATACGAGCGCCGACACACTCAGCACGCTGATCGCGAAGATCAATGCGTCGGCCGCGGGCGTGGCCGCGAGTTTCGACTCGACCGCGAACACGCTGCATCTCGTCGGCAACACGACCAGCGAGGACCCGATCGTCGTCGGCGGTGACACCTCGGGCTTTCTCACCGCGGCCAAGATGGACACGGCCAACTCGGTGCTCGGCAATATCCGCGACGACGAGCAGGTCCTCGCGAAGATGCCGCAGTTCGCCGGTGTGACGAGTGGATCGTTCACCATTAACGGCACCGCGATCGCATTCGACACGACGACGGATACGATCAGCTCGATTCTCTCGCGCATCACGTCGTCGTCGGCCGGCGTCGCGGCGTCCTACGATGCGGCGAACGACGTCGTGCATCTCACGACGAAGTACGACACCGAAGATCCGATCGCGGTCAGTGATTCGACGGGCCTCTCGAGCGCGTTGCATCTCTCCACGAACAACGCGGTGCCCGGACATCTGTCGGAAGATGGAGTGCCGCTCGCCGATCTCAGCCAGTTTTCATCGGTCGTGGACGGCGCGTTCGTCATCGACGGGCGGACGATCTCGGTCGCGACGACGGATTCAGTCAACGACATCGTCGGACGAATCAATTCCTCCGGAGCCCGCGCGACGGCGACGTTCGACACGAACACGAACAAGATCGTCATCACGACGACGTACAAGACCGAAGACGACGTCGCGATCGGCGGCGACACCTCCGGATTTCTCGCTGCCGCGGGGATCAGCTCGAGCAACACGGTGCAGGGCAACCTGCGCGACGATCAGCAGGTGCTCGCGAAAACCTCGCAGTTCGGTGCCGTGTCGACGGGCTCGTTTACCATCAACGGCGTCGCGATCGCGGTCGATGCGAGCTCCGACTCGCTGGCGTCCGTCATCACGCGGATCAACGGCGCCGGCGCGGGCGTCACCGCCGAATACGACACGATGAGTGATCGCCTGCGGCTGACGGCGACGTTGAATGGCGAACAACTGGTTCAGGTTGGCGCCGACGCCACGGGATTCCTGGGCGCCGCATACCTCGATACGTCGAACACGGTGCGCGGCCATGTCGCCGAGGATGGCGTGGCGCTCCAGGATGTATCGGTGTTCGCGTCGGTCGTGGACGGCTCGTTCGTCGTCGATGGAAAAACGATCACCGTGGACGCCGCCACCGATACCATTCAGACGATAGTTGACAAAGTCAACAATTCCGGCGCACGCGTGACGGCGACGTACGATCCCGTCACGGACGGCCTTCGTCTCGACGCGACGTACGACAGCGAGGACGCCGTGCCGATCGGCGGCGATACCTCCGGCTTCCTCGCGGCCGCGCATGTCGACGCCGCGAACACGGTCATGGGCAACATCCGCGACGACCTGCAGGTGCTGGCGAAGACGACGCAATTCGGAGACGTCACGAGCGGCTCGTTTACGATCAATGGCGTGTCGATCGGCGTCGATCCCGCCAATGATTCACTTACCGACGTCGTGTCACGAATCAACGCAGCCGGCGCGGGCGTGAGCGCCGTCTTCGACGCGCAGGCCAACGCCCTCGAGCTGACGACGACCGGCGACAGCGAAGATCCGATCGCCGTCGGCAACGACACGACCGGCTTTCTCGCCGATGCCCATCTCGACGCCGCGAACACTGCGCGCGGGAACCTGCGCGACGACGAACAAGTGCTCGCCAAGACGTCGCAGTTCGCGTCCGTGACCAGCGGATCGTTCACGGTGAACGGCGTCGCGATCAACGTCGACGCCAACGCCGATTCATTCTCGACGGTCGTCAGCCGGCTCAACGCGGCGGGTGCCGATGTGACCGCCGCGTTCGACGCAAACACCAATCGCCTCACGCTCGTGCGGAGTACGCCGGGCCAGGATCTCATCGACGTTGGCAACGACACCACCGGATTCCTCGCTACGACCGGTCTCGCGACCGCGAACGGTGCGGCCGGAAAACTCAGCGACCTCGCCGAGGTGTTGGCGCGCACGCCCGAGTTCAGCGGCGTGACGGACGGCGCGTTCACGCTCAACGGACAGCAGATCGCCGTGTCGGCGGCGACCGACAGTCTCCAGGACGTCGTCAATCGCATCACTGCCGCGAATGCGGGTGTGACGGCGAGCTACAACGCGTTGACCGACACGCTGTCATTCACGCCCACCATCGCCGGCGCGCCGCTGTCGATCGTCGATGACACGAGCGGATTGCTCTCGGCGCTGCATGTCGCGCAGGGTTCGGCAGGCACGCACGTCAACCCGAACGCGGTGTTCAACGGCGCGGAGCTCAGTGCACCAATGTTCGACCCCGGCCAATCGGTGCACGCCGGTTCGTTCACGGTCAATGGCGTTCAGATCGCCGTCGCAAACAACGACAGCATGACCAGCGTGCTGTCGCGCATCTCGAGCTCGCGTGCCGGTGTGACGGCACACTTCGACCCAACGACGCAAACTGTTTCACTCACCGCGAAAGTGAAATCGTCGTCGCCGATCACGATCGGCGCGGACACATCCGGCTTTGTGGCCGCGGCGAAGATGGATGCGAGCCCGCTGAGCGTCGTGGGCATCGATCCGACGTCGCCGAGTGCGGTGGCCGTTGGCCTCATGTCGGAATATGCGAAGGTGCACGCGGGGAAGTTGACCGTGAACGGCGTCGACATCGCGATCGATCCGTCGAGCACGACGGTCGACGGCGTCGTGAGTGCGCTGAATCAGATCGGCGGCGTCCAGGCGACGGTCGACAGCGACACCGGCGCGGTGAAGATCAACGCCGCTCCGGGTTCGCCCGCGCTCAAGCTGAGCGATTCGAGCGGACTCCTCGGCGCGCTCGGTATTCCGGACTATGCGCTCATGCCGCGAGTGATGGGCTCGGCCGCGCCGCCCGCGGGTCCGGCGAGCAACTCCTCCGCGGCGGCAGTGGGGGTCGAGCAGGCGGTTGGGAATTTCGACGCCATGCTCGAGCGCTGGGCCGTGAGCGGGAGCAACGCGCGACGCATGCTCGGCGACGTGCTGTCGATGATCCACGCGTCGGGCGCGCGAGGTATCGAGTTCGATGCATCGAGTTTGACCCCTCGCTTGACCGTCGACGCGAACCTCCTCGCGAGCAGTCTGGACGCCGGCGGGTCGGTGACCGCGTCTCAGTTGCACACGGGTGGCGCCGTCGCCGGTGTGATGGGTTCGCTGATCGACCGATTCGCGACGGTGGCGAGCACGACCGCGACGGATACGCTCGCCTCGCTCGTGGACGCCGTGCACGCCAACTTTTTGACGTCCGGCCAGTCGTCCCAATAG
- a CDS encoding RagB/SusD family nutrient uptake outer membrane protein — translation MHTKTHSITSLTEKSMKRLGIALALAAVAVTASCKDFLDVNTNPNAPQAVGANLYLSPMEHWMVTAPEFDGRFVGRYTQQWFLANGQTAISTWDRMGYDPSSDNGAEQWRDVYWSLGQNLVDMINKAEAEQRWDIAGAGYFMKAWGWLVLTDLHGDIIIKEAMDPTRSTFDYDTQEYAYSEVARLIDLSIKDLQRTDGAVDPIYFGKTDHLFNGDRTRWLKMAYGLKAISLNHFSNKASYSPKDVIAAVDQSFQSNAEEAVYQYPCQDPAFADCNFLGTHRGNVNSYRQTQFVVKLMDGTDFGAVDPRMSRMLAPSSDGRFRGVDPTVAGYGAIPTAQQPFNFFGYAGTAGSGLSSRYIFDDKNKFPFMTYAQLQFVKAEAAYRMGDKATALTAYRNGISAHIDFVNARNAEISSQSATPISSAEKAAFLGDTRIVPTDPNKLTLTLIMSQKYIAQWAWGHNELWMDMRRYHYTDIDPASGTQVFPGFTPPNTTILYPDNAGKVAQRIRPRFNSEYIWNVPGLSKIGALALDYHTTPLWITQP, via the coding sequence ATGCATACGAAAACACACTCCATCACATCGCTGACCGAGAAGTCGATGAAACGACTTGGTATCGCGCTCGCACTGGCCGCCGTTGCCGTGACCGCGAGCTGCAAGGATTTTCTGGACGTCAACACCAATCCGAACGCACCGCAGGCCGTCGGCGCGAACTTGTACTTGTCGCCGATGGAACACTGGATGGTGACGGCGCCCGAATTCGACGGACGATTCGTCGGCCGCTATACGCAGCAGTGGTTTCTCGCCAATGGCCAGACGGCCATCAGCACGTGGGACCGCATGGGCTACGACCCGAGCTCCGACAACGGCGCCGAGCAGTGGCGCGACGTGTACTGGTCGCTCGGCCAGAATCTCGTCGACATGATCAACAAGGCTGAAGCCGAGCAGCGCTGGGACATCGCCGGCGCGGGCTACTTCATGAAGGCGTGGGGCTGGTTGGTGCTCACCGATCTGCACGGTGACATCATCATCAAGGAAGCGATGGACCCGACGCGCTCGACGTTCGACTACGACACGCAGGAGTACGCGTACAGCGAAGTCGCGCGTCTCATCGACCTGTCGATCAAGGATCTGCAACGCACCGACGGTGCGGTCGATCCGATCTACTTCGGCAAGACCGACCACCTGTTCAATGGCGATCGCACGCGGTGGTTGAAGATGGCGTACGGGCTCAAGGCCATCTCGCTCAACCATTTCTCGAACAAGGCGTCGTACAGCCCGAAGGACGTGATCGCGGCCGTCGACCAATCGTTCCAGAGCAATGCCGAAGAAGCGGTGTACCAGTACCCGTGCCAGGACCCCGCGTTCGCGGACTGCAACTTCCTGGGCACGCATCGCGGAAACGTCAACAGCTATCGCCAGACGCAATTCGTCGTGAAGCTGATGGACGGCACCGATTTCGGCGCCGTGGATCCGCGCATGAGCCGCATGCTCGCGCCGTCGAGCGACGGCAGGTTCCGCGGCGTCGATCCGACCGTCGCGGGCTATGGCGCCATACCCACCGCGCAGCAGCCGTTCAACTTCTTCGGCTATGCGGGAACCGCCGGCTCTGGTTTGTCGAGCCGCTACATCTTCGACGACAAGAACAAGTTTCCGTTCATGACGTACGCGCAGCTGCAGTTCGTCAAGGCGGAGGCGGCGTATCGCATGGGCGACAAGGCCACGGCGCTCACCGCGTATCGGAACGGCATCTCGGCGCACATCGACTTCGTGAACGCGCGCAACGCCGAAATCAGCTCGCAGTCGGCGACGCCGATTTCGAGCGCCGAGAAGGCGGCATTCCTCGGCGACACGCGTATCGTGCCGACGGATCCGAACAAGCTCACGCTCACGCTGATCATGTCGCAGAAGTACATCGCGCAATGGGCATGGGGACACAACGAGCTGTGGATGGACATGCGCCGCTACCACTACACGGACATCGATCCGGCCAGCGGCACGCAGGTGTTCCCGGGCTTCACGCCGCCGAACACCACCATTCTCTATCCTGACAACGCCGGCAAGGTCGCGCAGCGCATTCGTCCGCGCTTCAACTCGGAATACATCTGGAACGTTCCGGGTCTGTCCAAGATCGGCGCGCTCGCGCTCGACTATCACACGACGCCGCTGTGGATCACTCAACCGTAA